Within Hydrogenobacter sp., the genomic segment ACCAAAGAGCTTCAGGAAATTTACTTTAATGCTGTGAGAGGAAACATAGAAAGATACAAAGTCTGGCTGACGCCCGTTTATGAAAAGTGAAACTTTTGAGGAGTTTCAGAAGGTAGCTGATGAGCTTTTAAAAGTGAATAGATTGTCTGGAAGTGAGGGAAGTGTTCTTACCAAGAAAAGAATAAAGAGATTTCTTGGAGAAAGGGGTATAAAGTATTCGGAAGAATTTTTCCACGTAGAGAAGCTCTTTCCGGTAAAGGCAAGTATTGAGGTAAATAACCTGACTATTCCTTGCGTGCCGTATATAGGAAGTCCGAGCGGGAGGTATGAAGGGTACGCCAAAAGAGATATCATAAAAGGAGATATTGCCCTGGTAAAGGTTAGTGAGGAAGCGATAAAAATTCCTCAGGCTAAAGATAATGGAGCAAAGGCTGTAATAACCTATATGGAAACCTTGAACACTCACTATTACGGTATTGTAAGTGAAGGAGATTTCCCGGTTGTGAATGTCAAGAAGGAAGCTATAGAGCGCATAGAGGATGCTTACGTAAGGATCACAGTGGAAACCAAAAAGGAAAAGGTTCTCTGTAGCAACATACTCTTTGAGATAGGTAGAGGACCTATAGTGTACTTAGTTGCACACACGGACACAAAACCCGGTGTGTTTGGAGCTATAGATAACGGGATAGGCTTTCTTCTGCTTTTGTTTATAGCGGATGAACTTAGAAAAAACTACAATCTTCCATACAGGGTAAGATTTCTTTTGACGGATGCCGAAGAGCTGGGTCTTGAAGGTTCAAAATTCCACATTGGTATGGGTGTAAAGTACGCTTACCATTGCATAAATGTGGATGCGGTCGGTTGGTACCATCCTGCAGTCATATACAAAGACGCGGAAGGTTACAACGGAGATAAGCTGATGGATATGTTTGCGAGGCACATTCAGGATATGAAAGTATCTGTGGATTTTAGATGCTCACACAGAGCGAAGAGCGATCACATACCCTTCAAAAAGGCAGGACTGCAAACCTTATTTTTGAGTTCCAACCCATTCACCATAAGGCACACCTTATACGACAACTTGGATGCGGTAAACTGGGATATTGTCCGTATGTGGTACGAGCTTATCTTATCCTTTTTGAGGAGGTTTCACAAATTATGATATATATGATCTTGATCATTATACCCTTCCTATCCTGGGGTCAGACTCTTCACCTTCTGGAAAAAAAACTTGAGGGAATAAAGACCCTCAAAGTCTCTTTCATTCAAAAGGTGTCTTACTCCTGGTATCCAAAGCCGGATGTGTCTAAGGGTTTCTTCTACGCACAGAGAGGTGGTAAGTTCAGAATAGAGTATGAACAGCCAGAGCGCATGACCATAGTATCCGACGGTAATGATATACTCGTTTATTATCCTAAGGAAAAAAGCGCGATCATGGATAGGGTAGAAAATAACAGATCGGCGGTTGTTGAAGCCCTTTTCCTTCTCTCAAAGCCGTTGAGCGATGTTTTTGATCAGGTAGGAGAGATCAAAAAAGAAGCAAATACCACACTTGTTCTAAAGCCCAAAATTAGAGATGACAATTTTTACAGGATTTACGTGGAGCTTGACGATGAACTCAACATAAGAAGTGTGAAAGTTGAGGATAAAGATGGAACGACTACTACCGTAGAGTTTTTAAGCATAAACAAGAACTTTTCTCCATCAGAAGATCTTTTCAGAATCAAGCTACCTACAGGTGTTAAGGTAAACAGGCTATGAAGAAGCAAGCTTTAGAACTATCCATAGAAAAAGCTTCTGAGAAAGACATACAACAGCTTGCACAGATCTATTTGGAAGGATATAAAGGTCTTGAAGAATACTCTTACACTCACATGGATGATGTCGTAGCTTATCTTAACTGGCTATTCAGGAGGGATATTGCTGGTATATTCGTGGCAAAGCATAGAGGGAAAATCATAGGATTCGTTGCGAGTGACGGAAACTGGTTTAGTAAGAGGGAGGGAAAAGTGGTAGGTGCGATCCATGAGCTTGTCATACATCCAGAATATAGAAGTAAAGGGGTGGGAAAGGCTCTTATGGAAAAGGTAATGGAGTACTTCAAAGGTAGAGGGCTTGATACGGCTGAACTTTGGGTAGGTGAAGAGAACTACGAGGCCATAAATTTTTACAGATCTCTTGGTTTTGAGAGCAGAGACAAGTTCAATTACTGGATAAGAATGACAAAAAAGCTGGATAATTAACCTATGGGGGAGCTTTTGGAGAAACTGAGAAAAGCGGTGATGTCAGCTCAAGAAAGTGTCAAGATAGTATCCGCATGGATAAGGGGTGACATCCTTGAAGACTTACTCAGAAGTGTAAAAAAAGGTGTGAAAGTGGAAGTTTTTGTAAGGGTTGGGGAAAGGAAGGATATGGATATTACGGATTTCAGAGTTTTCAGAGCTATCAGAGATGTGGGAGGAAGCGTATACTTAAACCGAAGGCTTCACGCCAAATTTATGATAATTGATGATAAAAAAGTCTTCGTTGGATCTGCTAACCTCACTTATTCTGGTACGCGAGAGGGGAACTTTGAAGCTGTCATCGAGCTGACCGATCCGGACAAGCTTAAAGAAATTTTTGAGCTTTATGAGACATTAAAGGGAGAATCAGAAAAGATAGATCCGCATACAGTTGCGGTAGTTGTTTATTCCGAAAACTCCACATCATCGCACGCCTTACTCCTTGAAGATCTTCCTGAACAGTGTTTTCTTAAAACTCCCACCGAAAGGGGTATTATGCTTTGCAAGTTGATATCAGTAAAGACGGTAAGTTTTGATGAGAGCGCACTTTTGGGAAAGGTTATAGATAGGGATTGGACAGTAGCTTTTGTAAAAGCTTACACCAACGAAATAGGTGATATAAAGCTGGGAGAAATTAAGGTACTGTGCGAATATAAGAAGATTAGGGGAGAAGAAAAGGAAAGCTATTTCGGAGTACCTCTCAAACCGCTCAAGGTAGGCACACAACTTCTCAAGGTTCAAGGAGAAGATCCGGACATGCAAGCAGTCATGAGTGTGAACCTATCGGGCTACCCTATGGATAAGAAGGTTTACGTAGGGAGGATGTTGAATACAGAACTGGATGTTTATCTTGATGTTGCGAAGGTATCCAGTATGCATATGGCGGTCATAGGCACTACGGGTGCAGGAAAAACGACCTTTGTAAGAAGACTCATAGAACATCTGAAAAACGATGATATCAAACTCTTTATCATTGACGTCTTTGGAGAGTATTACGAAAGACTCAATGTGGATAAGGAAAGGCTACAGCACGTAAAGATACCTTATACTCTCTTCCCCATTCACGCTGATGATATAAAAGACCTTCTGAGATCTTACGGTGTTGGTATAGGAGAAAAGACAGCTGACGAAAGATCTCTCTTTATGAGCCTCAGAAAGTTTTTAAAGCCGGATCTTGAACTCATAGGCTACAAAGAGAGAAGCCTTGAGGAACTTCTCAAATTATCCGCACCGCAGTCTCTGAAGGGAGAAGTGGAAGACTTTCTTACAGTGCTGAAACGTGATTTCGGAGAGGATTCTGTGAAGAATCAGAGGGATGTTTATTTTATGCTTCGCGATGGCTTAAGCTCTAATAAAGATATAGTCATATACGATCTTAAAGAAGTGCTAAACCTTGACGCGAGGATAAATCTTGTGGGACTGCTTATGAAAGAGATCTTTATACTTTCAAGGCTTGACGGTAAAAGGAGAATTATAGTCCTCGAAGAGGCTCACAACTTTGCGCCGGAGAGAGGAGCTTTGGAAATCCCTTTCGGTAGAGAAAACCTCTCATACACTATGACCAAGAGAATAGCCCTGGAAGGCAGAAAGTTCGGAGTAGGTCTTATAGCTGTAACACAAAGACCTGCCAACATAAGCAAGTATGTACTGTCTCAGTTAAACACTCAGGCTGTATTCAGGCTTATAACAAAAAACGACCTGGATGCGGTCTCCGTGTTTTTTGGTGAATCAGATATGGAACTTTTAAGGGTACTACCGTCGTTAAGACCTGGTACACTTTTTTTAAGTGGTCTGGCTGTTCCTTTTGGTATGCTCGTAAACATAGAGCTTTAAAAATGATATAAAATACCGCTTTATGAAGCTGTTAGCCCCTTCCATACTTTCTGCCGATTTTTGGAGATTGGGTGAGCAAGTGGAAGCCATAGTTAGAGGAGGTGCTGATATTATACATTTTGATGTTATGGACGGACACTTCGTTCCCAACATAACCTTCGGTCCCGTGCTTTTAGAGAGCATAAAAAGACACTGTCACTTACCTCTTGACGCCCACCTCATGATAGAAAATGCGGATAAATACATTCCCGAGTTTGTAAAAGCAGGAGCTGACTGGATCAGCGTCCATATTGAGAACAACCCCCACATACACCGAACGCTACAGCTTATAAAGGGTCTCGGGGCAAAAGCTGGCGTGGTGATAAATCCAGGTACATCTTTGTATGTAATAGAGGAGGCGCTGTATTATGCGGACTTTGTCCTTTTAATGTCCGTAAATCCAGGCTTTGGAGGACAGAAATTTATTGAAAGATCCTTAGACAGATTGAGAAAGCTCAGACAGATGGTAAATAGCATAAATCCGAACATACTTATAGAAATTGATGGTGGTATAAAGGAGGATAACGTGTCGGATCTGGTGAGAGCAGGTGCCGATGTTTTTGTTATAGGCTCTGGCATATTCTCATATGAGGATGTTGAGGAACAAACAAGAAGGATAAAGAAAAAACTCATCTCTTTAGAGGCAGTATGAATCTTTGCAGATCAAACACATTAAAGGCTAAGAAAACCTCCTTTATGTATTTTTTCCTGTTGCCGTCGTATGTGTCCCTCAATAAAAGCCCCAGGCTCCAGCATGCACCCGTGTAATCTAACCTTACCTGTCTCAAAAGGTCCTTGTTTATCCTGTTATCGTGTATAAGCCCCAGATTCACATTCATGTGCTTATAAAGGGAGTTAGCAGATATAAGGGTCTGATCTGTCAATCT encodes:
- a CDS encoding M28 family peptidase; the encoded protein is MKSETFEEFQKVADELLKVNRLSGSEGSVLTKKRIKRFLGERGIKYSEEFFHVEKLFPVKASIEVNNLTIPCVPYIGSPSGRYEGYAKRDIIKGDIALVKVSEEAIKIPQAKDNGAKAVITYMETLNTHYYGIVSEGDFPVVNVKKEAIERIEDAYVRITVETKKEKVLCSNILFEIGRGPIVYLVAHTDTKPGVFGAIDNGIGFLLLLFIADELRKNYNLPYRVRFLLTDAEELGLEGSKFHIGMGVKYAYHCINVDAVGWYHPAVIYKDAEGYNGDKLMDMFARHIQDMKVSVDFRCSHRAKSDHIPFKKAGLQTLFLSSNPFTIRHTLYDNLDAVNWDIVRMWYELILSFLRRFHKL
- the lolA gene encoding outer membrane lipoprotein chaperone LolA, which encodes MIYMILIIIPFLSWGQTLHLLEKKLEGIKTLKVSFIQKVSYSWYPKPDVSKGFFYAQRGGKFRIEYEQPERMTIVSDGNDILVYYPKEKSAIMDRVENNRSAVVEALFLLSKPLSDVFDQVGEIKKEANTTLVLKPKIRDDNFYRIYVELDDELNIRSVKVEDKDGTTTTVEFLSINKNFSPSEDLFRIKLPTGVKVNRL
- a CDS encoding GNAT family N-acetyltransferase → MKKQALELSIEKASEKDIQQLAQIYLEGYKGLEEYSYTHMDDVVAYLNWLFRRDIAGIFVAKHRGKIIGFVASDGNWFSKREGKVVGAIHELVIHPEYRSKGVGKALMEKVMEYFKGRGLDTAELWVGEENYEAINFYRSLGFESRDKFNYWIRMTKKLDN
- a CDS encoding DUF87 domain-containing protein, which produces MGELLEKLRKAVMSAQESVKIVSAWIRGDILEDLLRSVKKGVKVEVFVRVGERKDMDITDFRVFRAIRDVGGSVYLNRRLHAKFMIIDDKKVFVGSANLTYSGTREGNFEAVIELTDPDKLKEIFELYETLKGESEKIDPHTVAVVVYSENSTSSHALLLEDLPEQCFLKTPTERGIMLCKLISVKTVSFDESALLGKVIDRDWTVAFVKAYTNEIGDIKLGEIKVLCEYKKIRGEEKESYFGVPLKPLKVGTQLLKVQGEDPDMQAVMSVNLSGYPMDKKVYVGRMLNTELDVYLDVAKVSSMHMAVIGTTGAGKTTFVRRLIEHLKNDDIKLFIIDVFGEYYERLNVDKERLQHVKIPYTLFPIHADDIKDLLRSYGVGIGEKTADERSLFMSLRKFLKPDLELIGYKERSLEELLKLSAPQSLKGEVEDFLTVLKRDFGEDSVKNQRDVYFMLRDGLSSNKDIVIYDLKEVLNLDARINLVGLLMKEIFILSRLDGKRRIIVLEEAHNFAPERGALEIPFGRENLSYTMTKRIALEGRKFGVGLIAVTQRPANISKYVLSQLNTQAVFRLITKNDLDAVSVFFGESDMELLRVLPSLRPGTLFLSGLAVPFGMLVNIEL
- the rpe gene encoding ribulose-phosphate 3-epimerase; the encoded protein is MKLLAPSILSADFWRLGEQVEAIVRGGADIIHFDVMDGHFVPNITFGPVLLESIKRHCHLPLDAHLMIENADKYIPEFVKAGADWISVHIENNPHIHRTLQLIKGLGAKAGVVINPGTSLYVIEEALYYADFVLLMSVNPGFGGQKFIERSLDRLRKLRQMVNSINPNILIEIDGGIKEDNVSDLVRAGADVFVIGSGIFSYEDVEEQTRRIKKKLISLEAV